One window of Pirellulales bacterium genomic DNA carries:
- a CDS encoding cytochrome b N-terminal domain-containing protein, with protein sequence MKALVRWLDHRTGIAGLLHAALYEHVPGGARWRYVWGSTLVFAFTVQAITGMFLWMAYAPSSQTAWESVYYIQHEMQGGWLLRGIHHFMAQAMVVLLALHLMQVVIDGAYRAPREVNFWLGLVLMQIVLALSLTGYLLPWDQKGYWATIVATNIASIVPVVGEQLQRLVVGGPEYGHHTLTRFFALHAGVLPASLVGFLVLHVALFRRHGLHAKVPLRNRDGSFWPDQVLKDAVACLAVLAVVLFLTLLPGLRSEQGIGALVASDRAGDVLGAELGAPADGATPYSAARPEWYFLFLFQFLKLFESNPETGELIGGIIIPGAVMGLLFLMPLIGRWKLGHRFNIGMLACLLVGVALLTGQAVWADRQSLWIKEPDADQVRSHEKWNLSHDYVQAVEQAEAAAHRAVELARGVEIPPSGALSLLRNDPKTRGPELFEQNCAACHSHTDPSLGGLVAKDPSAPDLFGFASRAWIAGLLDPERIATIAYFGNTSHKDGDMVSFVQGDEFKGLDAKQRQEIAAALSAEAKLPSQAAVDAKDIAMIATGAELIKGSAGCTNCHHFQEAGDLGSAPDLAGYGSGEWLIGMISNPEHARFYGDKNDRMPGFAVGDNPDQHRLTAQELGLIVDWLRGEWYEPAEVAAGDEHSTSQTPAVP encoded by the coding sequence ATGAAGGCTCTCGTTCGCTGGCTCGATCATCGCACAGGCATTGCCGGCTTGCTGCATGCCGCCCTATACGAGCACGTCCCCGGTGGCGCGCGATGGCGCTACGTGTGGGGAAGCACGCTGGTATTCGCTTTCACGGTTCAGGCTATCACCGGGATGTTCTTGTGGATGGCGTACGCGCCTAGCAGTCAGACGGCCTGGGAAAGTGTCTATTACATTCAGCACGAGATGCAAGGTGGCTGGCTGTTGCGCGGCATACACCATTTCATGGCGCAAGCGATGGTCGTGCTGTTGGCGCTGCACTTGATGCAGGTCGTGATCGATGGCGCCTATCGCGCGCCGCGCGAGGTCAATTTCTGGCTCGGCCTGGTGCTGATGCAGATCGTGCTGGCGCTGTCGTTGACTGGCTATCTGTTGCCCTGGGATCAAAAAGGATACTGGGCCACGATCGTGGCGACGAATATCGCCAGCATCGTGCCGGTTGTTGGCGAACAATTGCAGCGGCTAGTTGTGGGCGGACCTGAGTACGGGCATCACACGCTGACTCGCTTCTTTGCCTTGCACGCCGGAGTCTTGCCCGCCTCGCTGGTCGGGTTTTTAGTTTTGCACGTGGCGTTGTTTCGACGTCATGGCCTGCATGCGAAAGTGCCGTTGCGCAACCGCGATGGTTCGTTCTGGCCGGACCAGGTGCTAAAAGATGCCGTGGCATGTCTAGCAGTGTTGGCTGTGGTCTTGTTTCTGACATTGTTGCCGGGCCTGCGCAGCGAACAGGGGATCGGTGCGCTGGTGGCGTCCGATCGGGCGGGAGATGTGCTCGGCGCGGAACTGGGTGCGCCCGCCGACGGCGCGACGCCCTACTCAGCGGCTCGACCCGAGTGGTACTTCTTGTTCTTGTTTCAATTCTTGAAGTTGTTCGAGTCGAATCCCGAGACGGGCGAGTTGATCGGCGGGATCATCATTCCCGGCGCCGTCATGGGGCTGTTGTTCCTGATGCCGCTCATCGGGCGGTGGAAGCTGGGGCACCGCTTCAATATCGGCATGCTTGCCTGTCTGCTCGTGGGCGTTGCCTTGCTGACGGGGCAAGCGGTGTGGGCCGATCGGCAATCACTCTGGATAAAAGAGCCGGATGCCGACCAGGTGCGGTCTCATGAGAAATGGAACCTGTCGCACGATTACGTTCAGGCGGTCGAGCAAGCCGAGGCGGCCGCGCACCGCGCCGTAGAACTTGCTCGTGGGGTTGAGATTCCACCGAGCGGTGCATTGTCGCTACTGCGCAATGACCCCAAGACACGTGGCCCTGAGCTTTTCGAGCAGAATTGTGCCGCGTGTCACAGCCATACAGACCCGTCGCTGGGTGGTCTGGTCGCCAAGGATCCGAGCGCTCCGGACCTGTTTGGCTTTGCCAGTCGTGCGTGGATCGCCGGTTTGCTCGACCCCGAAAGAATCGCGACGATCGCCTACTTTGGTAACACGTCCCACAAGGACGGCGACATGGTGAGCTTTGTCCAGGGAGACGAGTTCAAAGGGCTCGACGCGAAGCAGCGGCAGGAGATCGCCGCCGCGCTGTCGGCCGAAGCGAAGCTACCGTCACAAGCCGCGGTGGATGCCAAGGATATCGCGATGATCGCGACCGGAGCGGAATTGATCAAAGGAAGCGCCGGCTGCACGAACTGCCACCATTTTCAGGAAGCAGGCGATCTGGGTAGCGCGCCGGATCTGGCCGGATACGGTTCGGGCGAATGGCTGATCGGCATGATCAGCAATCCGGAGCATGCGCGCTTTTACGGCGACAAAAACGATCGCATGCCCGGATTTGCCGTGGGGGACAATCCCGATCAACATCGTCTGACCGCACAGGAACTCGGGCTGATTGTCGATTGGCTGCGAGGCGAATGGTACGAACCGGCCGAGGTTGCTGCCGGCGACGAACACTCGACGAGCCAAACGCCGGCAGTACCGTAA